One genomic segment of Spirochaetota bacterium includes these proteins:
- a CDS encoding helix-turn-helix transcriptional regulator codes for MGFKEIGKKIQTAREEKGMTQATLAEGLGISQAALSNYELGKRRLYLGKIQAVAELLGKSVDYFIAQEKFFEGDERDASNGRERLLGSLYERTVRLSDGNLRELEGFLDFLEWRRKNNE; via the coding sequence ATGGGATTCAAGGAAATCGGAAAAAAGATCCAGACTGCGCGCGAAGAGAAGGGCATGACCCAGGCTACCCTCGCCGAGGGCCTGGGCATATCGCAGGCCGCCCTTTCAAATTATGAGCTGGGCAAGCGCCGCCTGTATCTGGGAAAGATTCAGGCGGTCGCAGAACTGCTCGGCAAGAGCGTCGATTATTTCATAGCCCAGGAGAAATTCTTCGAAGGCGATGAGCGGGATGCATCGAACGGGCGCGAACGATTGCTCGGTTCCCTCTACGAGCGTACGGTCCGCCTGAGCGACGGGAATCTGCGGGAGCTTGAGGGTTTCCTCGATTTCCTTGAGTGGAGGCGGAAAAACAATGAATAA
- a CDS encoding acyl-CoA dehydrogenase family protein: MNKPGMLQSDEIQRARETGRKLGSTPEHSDMGLSDAARRLFAGLSAANYHALLVPQTHGGGGLDYATAGQIYEELSYHGIGFMPTLLTNAHCAELLKIAGNRQSEQGFLKKIGSDGRIFGFCLTEEDAGSDITGIRCMADQAGDGYVINGEKSIVINNSIADFFIVIATTDFSKGRAGLNAFVVDASSPGVERGESVRGFGFGNSVIGKVGFRNVAIPRENMLGEEGSGYFLVMETFDKGRPLVAASCAGAAGRLLDIVTAHVRRREQFGKPLFSFQGISFRLADLATRLRASRLLYLDALALIDEGREFTMEASMAKLFASETLRDLAEFCLEALGYRAFEADSEARNIFNDAQLLISIDGSSNVQRMVIASQL, encoded by the coding sequence ATGAATAAACCCGGCATGCTCCAGAGCGATGAAATTCAAAGGGCCCGGGAAACCGGGAGGAAACTCGGCTCCACGCCGGAGCACTCCGACATGGGCCTGTCCGACGCGGCGCGCCGCCTGTTCGCGGGATTGTCCGCGGCGAATTACCATGCCCTGCTTGTCCCACAAACGCATGGGGGCGGGGGGCTTGACTATGCGACCGCCGGCCAGATCTACGAGGAACTGAGCTATCATGGGATCGGCTTCATGCCCACCCTGCTGACGAATGCGCATTGCGCCGAGCTGTTGAAAATAGCCGGCAACAGGCAGAGCGAACAGGGCTTTTTGAAGAAGATCGGGAGCGACGGCCGCATCTTCGGTTTCTGTCTTACCGAGGAAGATGCGGGCTCCGATATTACGGGCATCCGCTGCATGGCCGACCAGGCGGGGGACGGATACGTGATCAACGGCGAAAAGTCCATCGTGATAAATAACAGCATCGCCGATTTCTTTATCGTGATAGCCACCACGGATTTCTCGAAGGGAAGGGCGGGTCTCAACGCTTTCGTAGTGGACGCCTCGTCGCCCGGCGTGGAGCGCGGTGAATCGGTCAGGGGTTTTGGTTTCGGGAACAGCGTAATCGGGAAAGTCGGATTCAGGAACGTCGCAATCCCCCGCGAGAACATGCTCGGGGAGGAGGGAAGCGGGTATTTTCTCGTGATGGAAACCTTCGACAAGGGGCGGCCGCTTGTCGCGGCCAGCTGTGCCGGCGCCGCCGGGAGGCTCCTTGATATTGTAACGGCGCATGTGCGCCGGAGGGAGCAATTCGGAAAACCGCTCTTCTCGTTCCAGGGGATATCGTTCAGGCTCGCCGACCTGGCCACGCGGCTGCGGGCTTCGAGACTTCTTTACCTCGACGCGCTTGCGCTCATCGACGAGGGGCGCGAATTTACCATGGAGGCGTCGATGGCCAAGCTTTTCGCCAGCGAAACGCTCCGCGACCTCGCCGAGTTCTGCCTTGAAGCGCTCGGTTACCGCGCCTTCGAGGCCGATTCCGAGGCGCGAAACATTTTCAACGACGCACAGCTCCTCATTTCGATAGACGGCTCATCCAATGTCCAGAGAATGGTCATCGCGTCCCAGCTTTAA
- a CDS encoding CapA family protein — protein sequence MPKTTRTALAVLLIFVLLQSCRRAPEGLSVSFVGDIIMHIPVKSCARLNDIPSGNPGESANNGGFDYLFELIAPRLLTADITLGNLEFPVSAPFESRPYVFNCRPEVLGALKKAGISLVTIANNHILDQGIAGALETLEHLKRYGIRYVGGGPSMEEAAAGYVFQKNGIRVGLIACTGVVNTAFPRASSRFYLNNFYKKELMLEQIDAMKARADFIVMSVHAGAEYVTVPLAADAALMREYGEHGADLIIGHHPHVLQRVDRFTAADGRMYHIFHSLGNFISNQSSEHAIGAATALSTRDSAIVTLFLERHDRSIRPRFEIVPIRTVNEIVRHRSGRMFRSIRPVAIADEINALRAKTSAAIADDETARRLIVRMEVIKKALLSNRTIDTIHFADH from the coding sequence ATGCCTAAAACAACCCGCACAGCCCTGGCCGTCCTGCTCATTTTCGTTTTGCTTCAGTCGTGCCGCCGGGCGCCGGAGGGGCTTTCCGTTTCCTTCGTGGGCGACATCATCATGCATATACCCGTTAAGTCCTGCGCACGCCTAAACGACATCCCATCCGGCAACCCGGGCGAATCGGCCAACAACGGCGGGTTCGATTACCTGTTCGAGCTGATCGCCCCTCGGCTGCTGACGGCTGATATCACGCTCGGAAATCTGGAGTTTCCGGTATCGGCCCCGTTCGAGAGCAGGCCATACGTTTTCAACTGCAGGCCAGAGGTGCTCGGCGCGCTTAAAAAAGCCGGGATATCGCTCGTAACGATCGCGAACAACCACATCCTCGATCAGGGCATAGCGGGCGCGCTTGAAACGCTCGAACACCTGAAGCGTTATGGAATCCGATACGTCGGTGGCGGCCCTTCGATGGAAGAGGCGGCCGCTGGATATGTATTCCAGAAGAACGGCATCCGCGTCGGCCTTATCGCCTGTACCGGTGTCGTCAACACCGCGTTTCCACGGGCGAGCAGCCGTTTTTATCTTAACAATTTTTATAAAAAGGAGCTGATGCTCGAACAGATCGACGCGATGAAGGCGCGCGCTGATTTTATCGTCATGTCGGTGCACGCGGGCGCCGAATACGTGACCGTTCCCCTGGCCGCCGATGCCGCATTGATGCGCGAATATGGAGAGCATGGCGCGGACCTTATAATCGGACACCATCCGCATGTGCTCCAGCGCGTCGATCGGTTTACGGCGGCCGACGGCCGCATGTACCACATCTTCCACAGCCTCGGCAACTTCATCTCCAACCAGTCCAGCGAACACGCGATCGGCGCCGCGACCGCGCTCAGCACGCGCGACTCGGCGATCGTAACGCTCTTCCTGGAACGGCACGACAGGTCCATCCGCCCGCGATTCGAGATAGTCCCCATCCGAACCGTCAATGAAATCGTCCGCCACCGGTCCGGTCGAATGTTTCGCAGCATCCGGCCCGTCGCCATCGCCGACGAGATCAACGCCCTCCGGGCGAAGACTTCCGCCGCCATCGCCGACGACGAAACCGCACGGCGACTTATCGTCCGGATGGAAGTAATAAAAAAAGCTCTTCTAAGCAACCGTACAATCGATACGATACACTTCGCCGACCACTGA
- a CDS encoding TetR/AcrR family transcriptional regulator — MRKKEKQEAIYEAALRVFARYGFKKTTVEDIARELGMTKGNLYLYARNKRKLYEKTVEYAMLRWQARVREAVALEKDARSMFITMCNKAVEYLAMDENFRRLLVHDPEIFPMFPVRDPYERINRNSMAMIRFILKKGMAEGDFRKVNPRTTPNAIFSIYKMFIIRMYIHPEGKEMRKVFEETLELLTRGLFRD, encoded by the coding sequence ATGAGAAAGAAGGAAAAACAGGAAGCGATATACGAGGCCGCGCTAAGGGTGTTCGCCCGCTATGGCTTCAAGAAAACCACGGTCGAAGACATCGCCCGCGAACTCGGCATGACCAAGGGCAATCTCTACCTGTATGCCCGGAACAAGCGCAAATTGTATGAGAAGACGGTCGAATATGCCATGCTCCGCTGGCAGGCCCGGGTGCGCGAGGCGGTGGCGCTTGAAAAGGACGCCCGGTCGATGTTCATAACGATGTGCAACAAGGCCGTCGAGTACCTGGCGATGGACGAGAATTTTCGCCGCCTGCTGGTGCACGACCCTGAGATATTTCCGATGTTTCCCGTCCGGGACCCCTACGAGCGGATCAACAGAAACTCCATGGCCATGATCAGGTTTATTCTGAAAAAGGGCATGGCGGAAGGAGACTTCAGGAAGGTAAATCCGCGCACGACGCCGAACGCGATATTTTCCATATATAAGATGTTCATAATACGGATGTACATTCACCCGGAAGGAAAGGAGATGCGGAAGGTCTTCGAGGAGACCCTCGAGCTCCTGACGCGGGGGCTGTTCAGGGACTGA
- a CDS encoding SCP2 sterol-binding domain-containing protein, whose translation MAQAVKYLSTEWRDEAEKRLKSELSPEKMNNITSSMSNIYQNCPDGKTRYLFFKFEDGNFAELAIGDGEPPAAEFRISGDYEVFAKISRAELGSQKALMTGKLKLKGNMIKALKLASVADRLNKVLSKIPAEY comes from the coding sequence ATGGCACAGGCGGTTAAATACTTAAGCACCGAATGGCGGGACGAGGCCGAAAAGCGGCTGAAGAGCGAACTCAGCCCGGAAAAAATGAACAACATCACCTCTTCCATGTCCAATATCTACCAGAATTGCCCGGACGGAAAGACCCGCTACCTGTTTTTCAAGTTCGAGGACGGAAATTTCGCAGAGCTTGCGATAGGTGACGGCGAGCCGCCCGCGGCGGAATTCCGGATCAGCGGTGATTACGAGGTTTTCGCGAAGATTTCGCGCGCCGAGCTCGGCTCGCAGAAGGCGCTCATGACCGGAAAGCTGAAGCTCAAGGGCAATATGATCAAGGCACTCAAGCTCGCTTCAGTCGCAGACAGGCTCAACAAAGTCCTGTCGAAGATTCCCGCCGAGTACTGA
- a CDS encoding M24 family metallopeptidase: protein MTSRIENKGPYFIDFPARIKSIQAEMARQNIDVYLGSRLRTLSWTLDAFCPWRSFVVIPAQGMPAAFSFVIDAARIADETWIDEDRVYGFVPMGGQDQIELISDFIKDQLKGGKGRVGIESGMSNYLPEGWLTHYEYQRYSEALDGCGLVNAHSIVDALSIVKDPGTINRFREASRIVDVGHRAVFEAIKDGGWKGMTETEIAGLAALAMRREGSEWEWSFTGGNEIAAGYRTGLAGGACTPATRKKLAAGEPLMVDIHSMFMLGLGDHSHNYLIAPATDRQRWHARNFVDIVALTLKTYRAGITPSTLADAMMAFAEERGFSDYMVPGFEHGIGMMGDEWRIGLNDGPFPYWTNPDHVYRENEVLICAMQYACPEENIGFRYENPIVIMKDGCDEMSKFPLGIEEIR from the coding sequence ATGACATCACGTATAGAAAACAAGGGGCCGTATTTTATAGATTTTCCGGCCCGCATAAAAAGCATACAGGCCGAGATGGCGAGGCAGAATATCGATGTATACCTCGGCTCGCGCCTGCGCACCCTGTCGTGGACGCTCGACGCGTTCTGCCCGTGGCGGAGCTTCGTGGTTATTCCCGCCCAGGGAATGCCCGCGGCGTTCAGCTTCGTCATCGACGCCGCGCGCATCGCCGACGAAACCTGGATCGACGAGGACCGCGTCTATGGCTTCGTTCCCATGGGCGGGCAGGACCAGATAGAGCTCATAAGCGACTTCATAAAAGACCAGTTAAAGGGAGGGAAGGGCCGTGTCGGCATCGAGAGCGGAATGTCCAATTACCTGCCCGAGGGCTGGCTTACGCACTACGAGTATCAGCGTTATTCGGAAGCGCTCGATGGGTGCGGGCTGGTAAACGCCCATTCGATAGTCGACGCGCTTTCGATCGTCAAGGACCCGGGTACGATCAACCGTTTCCGCGAGGCCTCGCGCATCGTGGACGTCGGACACAGGGCAGTGTTCGAGGCGATAAAGGACGGCGGATGGAAGGGCATGACCGAAACGGAGATTGCCGGGCTCGCCGCGCTCGCCATGCGGCGCGAAGGGAGCGAATGGGAGTGGAGCTTCACAGGCGGCAACGAGATCGCCGCGGGATACCGCACTGGCCTTGCCGGAGGCGCCTGCACCCCCGCCACTCGAAAAAAACTCGCAGCGGGCGAGCCACTCATGGTCGACATTCATTCCATGTTCATGCTGGGCCTGGGCGACCACTCGCACAACTACCTGATCGCGCCGGCGACCGACCGGCAGCGCTGGCACGCCAGAAACTTCGTGGACATCGTCGCACTCACGCTCAAGACCTATCGCGCCGGTATAACTCCATCAACGCTCGCCGATGCGATGATGGCATTCGCCGAAGAGCGCGGTTTCTCCGACTACATGGTGCCCGGGTTCGAGCATGGAATAGGCATGATGGGGGACGAGTGGCGGATCGGACTAAACGACGGTCCCTTCCCCTACTGGACCAATCCAGACCATGTATACCGCGAGAACGAGGTGCTGATCTGCGCCATGCAGTACGCCTGTCCGGAGGAAAACATCGGTTTTCGCTATGAGAACCCGATCGTTATCATGAAGGACGGATGCGACGAGATGTCGAAATTTCCGCTGGGGATCGAGGAGATTCGTTGA
- a CDS encoding sensor domain-containing diguanylate cyclase produces MEELLNIKKLYSNIGKIITSSLEFGVILDSIMEEIHLFFDAENWSLMRLDPNTDELFFVIVKGIDAKAVENIRLGMGEGIAGTVARTKRSIFVPDTSRDKRFSDRVDKATGFKTKSVMAVPIVFGDTLYGVIELVNRTTGGLFTEMEHLILQAIADYAAIAFANSALYEQALQRSLTDPLTGLFNRAKLDQVVAEAEKTASPRRRRYDTEPAMVVVMVDVDKFKEINDGFGHPLGDEVLKEVSRILKSRLRYNDMLFRIGGDEFLAIVPAPSEQVEKIERRFAREMKKLSRFAMADGPSVCFSYGTAAGPFPKIRELIRMADAGMYHHKGTVRKNA; encoded by the coding sequence ATGGAAGAACTCTTAAATATTAAAAAGCTCTATTCGAACATTGGCAAGATCATAACTTCCTCCCTCGAATTCGGGGTGATACTCGACTCCATAATGGAAGAGATTCACCTGTTCTTCGACGCGGAGAACTGGAGCCTCATGCGGCTCGACCCCAATACCGACGAACTTTTCTTCGTTATTGTAAAGGGAATCGACGCGAAAGCCGTCGAAAACATCCGGCTGGGAATGGGCGAAGGGATAGCGGGCACGGTGGCGCGGACGAAGCGCTCCATCTTCGTTCCCGACACATCGAGGGACAAGCGGTTCAGCGACAGGGTCGACAAGGCCACGGGATTCAAAACGAAATCGGTGATGGCCGTGCCGATCGTTTTCGGTGACACACTGTACGGCGTCATCGAGCTGGTAAACCGCACCACCGGGGGACTTTTCACCGAAATGGAACACCTGATCCTCCAGGCCATCGCCGATTACGCGGCGATCGCCTTCGCGAACTCGGCGCTCTACGAGCAGGCGCTTCAGCGCAGCCTTACCGATCCCCTGACCGGTCTTTTCAATCGGGCGAAACTGGACCAGGTTGTTGCCGAAGCGGAAAAAACGGCCTCCCCGCGCCGCAGGCGCTACGACACCGAACCGGCCATGGTAGTGGTCATGGTCGACGTTGATAAATTCAAGGAAATCAACGACGGTTTCGGGCATCCGCTGGGGGACGAGGTGTTGAAAGAAGTATCAAGAATTTTAAAATCGCGCCTGCGATACAACGACATGCTCTTCCGCATCGGCGGCGACGAATTTCTCGCGATAGTTCCCGCACCGTCCGAACAGGTGGAAAAAATCGAGAGACGGTTCGCGCGCGAGATGAAAAAGCTTTCACGCTTCGCCATGGCGGACGGACCGTCCGTGTGCTTTTCCTACGGCACCGCCGCCGGCCCCTTCCCGAAAATCCGGGAACTCATCCGGATGGCCGACGCCGGCATGTATCACCACAAGGGGACGGTCAGGAAGAACGCATGA
- a CDS encoding tetratricopeptide repeat protein — MHRDIISVDKGSDIMKKTAMFLACGALLALAGMELHAQEAPKEAAKEASGKSLGAVADDIKFENALQFYSMGDYRKALQMFNEYLEIYLTGAHRSEALRHVALIHFDRFEYEKSIRAYTAIHEESNNTEEGIEAYYKTGICYQKMGYDTRAQGVFRSIIEQYPYSTYAYLSRIQIDLLKIIEK, encoded by the coding sequence GTGCATAGAGACATAATCAGCGTGGACAAGGGGAGCGATATCATGAAAAAAACGGCGATGTTCCTGGCGTGCGGCGCCTTGCTGGCGCTGGCGGGTATGGAACTCCATGCGCAGGAGGCTCCGAAGGAGGCCGCAAAAGAAGCATCTGGTAAGAGCCTCGGCGCCGTTGCGGACGATATAAAGTTTGAGAACGCCCTGCAGTTCTACTCCATGGGCGATTACCGCAAGGCCCTTCAGATGTTCAACGAGTACCTGGAGATATATCTCACCGGGGCGCATCGCAGCGAGGCATTGCGTCATGTCGCCCTGATCCACTTCGACCGGTTCGAGTACGAAAAGTCGATCCGTGCCTATACCGCCATCCATGAGGAGTCCAATAACACCGAGGAAGGCATAGAGGCGTATTACAAAACAGGCATCTGCTATCAGAAGATGGGTTACGACACCAGGGCGCAGGGCGTATTCCGATCCATAATCGAGCAGTATCCATATTCGACCTATGCATATCTTTCCAGGATACAGATAGACCTGCTCAAAATAATAGAGAAGTGA
- the fusA gene encoding elongation factor G, with the protein MPLQKLRNIGIAAHIDAGKTTLTERLLYFTGSTRKLGEVHDGQATMDFMKQEQERGITIASAAISCQWKDYAINIIDTPGHVDFTVEVERSLRVIDGMIGLFCAVAGVEPQSETVWNQADRYKVPRIAFVNKMDRVGADFDECINQMEKYLDANPVPFQVPMGAEENFLGVVDIVERKAVIFKEFERFVTDVPEEYRERCENARRHLTEKLADFDEDIMQMYLEEKDIPAELIKKASRCATIKMLFTPVFCGAAYKNKGVQLLLDAVLDYLPSPVDKGAVVGMDVKDTEKTQTRHPLPGDPFCALAFKLIHDPYVGQQTFVRVYSGKLESGMQVLNGTKGENERIGRIMRIRAKEREDITSAGPGDIVALIGMKHTKTGDTLCDMRHPIVLESIYIPPAVIDLKVTPPSKKEEEKLGIALRKLAMEDPSFTIRVDDETNETIISGMGELHLEIIVDRLMTEFNVEATVGEPSVAFREAIKHEAQAEVKFAKQTGGRGQYAHCVMRIEPNPDKGFEFVDHTKGGVIPQEYMPSIRKGIEGAIADGIIAGFPVVDVKVVVLDGSYHEVDSSDMAFRTCGSLCFKEAFRKASPTLLEPLMKMEINTPDEYIGEVIGDLNRRRGKVESMRRFRKGAQKVNGFVPLMEMFGYATQLRSLSSGRANYSMEFSRYVPLGKEVQEKVLKAIQEKKLQKV; encoded by the coding sequence ATGCCTTTACAGAAGTTGCGAAATATCGGAATCGCCGCGCATATCGACGCGGGCAAGACTACGCTTACCGAGCGGCTGCTCTATTTTACCGGCTCCACGAGAAAGCTTGGCGAGGTGCATGACGGCCAGGCCACCATGGATTTCATGAAACAGGAGCAGGAGCGCGGCATCACCATCGCCTCGGCGGCGATTTCCTGCCAGTGGAAGGACTATGCCATCAACATCATTGACACTCCCGGGCACGTGGATTTTACCGTGGAAGTGGAGCGTTCCCTCAGGGTGATCGACGGCATGATCGGCCTCTTCTGCGCGGTTGCCGGTGTCGAACCTCAGAGCGAGACCGTGTGGAACCAGGCCGACCGTTACAAGGTGCCCCGCATCGCGTTCGTCAACAAGATGGACCGCGTCGGCGCCGATTTCGACGAGTGCATCAACCAGATGGAAAAGTACCTCGACGCCAACCCGGTCCCCTTTCAGGTGCCCATGGGTGCCGAGGAAAACTTTCTGGGCGTCGTCGATATCGTTGAGCGGAAGGCCGTCATTTTCAAGGAGTTTGAGCGGTTTGTTACCGATGTGCCCGAGGAGTACAGGGAGAGATGCGAAAACGCGCGGCGTCACCTGACGGAGAAGCTGGCGGACTTCGACGAGGACATCATGCAGATGTACCTTGAGGAGAAGGACATTCCGGCGGAGTTGATAAAAAAGGCTTCGCGGTGCGCGACCATAAAGATGCTCTTTACCCCCGTTTTTTGCGGGGCTGCATATAAGAACAAGGGCGTGCAACTGCTCCTCGATGCGGTCCTGGACTACCTCCCGTCGCCGGTCGACAAGGGCGCAGTAGTCGGCATGGATGTCAAGGACACTGAAAAGACCCAGACCCGCCATCCCCTGCCGGGCGATCCGTTCTGTGCGCTGGCCTTCAAGCTGATCCACGATCCCTATGTGGGGCAGCAGACCTTCGTCCGGGTTTACTCCGGCAAGCTCGAGAGCGGCATGCAGGTGTTAAACGGCACGAAGGGCGAGAACGAACGCATAGGCCGGATAATGCGCATCCGCGCCAAGGAACGCGAGGATATTACCAGCGCCGGTCCCGGCGATATCGTTGCGCTTATCGGAATGAAGCATACCAAGACCGGCGATACGCTTTGCGATATGCGCCATCCGATCGTGCTCGAATCGATCTATATTCCGCCGGCGGTCATCGATCTCAAGGTGACTCCCCCCTCCAAGAAAGAGGAGGAGAAGCTCGGAATAGCGCTCCGCAAGCTCGCCATGGAAGACCCTTCATTCACCATTCGGGTGGACGATGAGACTAACGAGACGATAATAAGCGGCATGGGCGAGCTGCACCTCGAAATCATCGTTGACCGGCTAATGACCGAGTTCAACGTGGAGGCGACTGTCGGTGAGCCCTCCGTGGCTTTCCGCGAAGCCATCAAGCACGAGGCACAGGCCGAGGTTAAGTTCGCCAAGCAGACGGGCGGGCGGGGGCAGTACGCGCACTGCGTGATGCGCATAGAGCCCAATCCTGACAAGGGCTTCGAGTTCGTCGACCACACCAAGGGCGGGGTGATTCCGCAGGAGTACATGCCTTCCATTAGAAAGGGCATTGAAGGGGCGATCGCCGACGGTATTATCGCGGGATTCCCCGTGGTCGACGTGAAGGTCGTGGTGCTTGACGGCAGCTACCACGAGGTGGACTCCTCTGACATGGCGTTTCGTACCTGCGGCTCGCTGTGCTTTAAAGAGGCTTTCCGGAAGGCGTCGCCGACCCTGCTCGAACCGCTAATGAAGATGGAGATCAACACGCCGGACGAATACATCGGCGAAGTCATCGGTGACCTCAACAGGCGCCGGGGCAAAGTGGAGTCCATGCGCAGGTTCCGAAAGGGGGCGCAGAAGGTAAACGGCTTCGTGCCGCTTATGGAGATGTTCGGCTACGCGACTCAGCTTCGCAGCCTTTCGAGCGGCCGCGCCAACTATTCCATGGAGTTCTCGCGGTATGTACCCCTGGGCAAGGAAGTCCAGGAGAAGGTCCTTAAGGCGATTCAGGAAAAGAAGCTTCAGAAAGTGTAG
- a CDS encoding GNAT family N-acetyltransferase, giving the protein MRRKRAAQLMARHAPDVDGKKIRIRTLRPHDHKNLLRMYAHFDPKHVAFGLPPNERTLRRRWVENLEHGRLNVIALSGRRIVGHASIIDVPDEDFCEFIFFVHQDFRGRGIGSALAGDICRRALCLGKKRIWLMIESANDEAMTALFRIGFRISGVHGSEYEMDLDLEPVAAILCM; this is encoded by the coding sequence ATGCGCAGGAAGAGGGCGGCGCAACTGATGGCGCGGCATGCGCCCGATGTAGATGGCAAAAAGATCCGGATACGGACGCTTCGCCCGCATGACCATAAAAACCTCCTCCGAATGTACGCTCATTTTGATCCCAAGCACGTCGCTTTCGGTCTGCCTCCGAACGAGCGGACGCTTCGGAGGCGATGGGTCGAAAACCTGGAGCACGGCAGGCTGAACGTAATCGCGCTGTCGGGAAGGCGGATTGTCGGTCATGCGTCCATCATCGATGTGCCGGATGAGGATTTCTGCGAGTTTATCTTTTTCGTGCACCAGGACTTCCGCGGGCGCGGGATAGGTTCGGCCCTGGCCGGGGATATCTGCCGCAGGGCGCTGTGCCTTGGGAAAAAACGGATATGGCTTATGATCGAAAGCGCCAACGACGAAGCCATGACGGCCCTTTTTCGCATCGGGTTTCGCATCAGCGGCGTGCACGGAAGCGAGTACGAGATGGATCTCGACCTGGAGCCGGTGGCGGCGATTCTCTGCATGTAG